One Glycine max cultivar Williams 82 chromosome 4, Glycine_max_v4.0, whole genome shotgun sequence DNA segment encodes these proteins:
- the LOC102661973 gene encoding T-complex protein 1 subunit eta, with the protein MDKLIHDDKGAVTISNDGATIMKLLDIVHLATKILADIAKSQDSEVGDGTTTVVLLAAEFLREAKPFIEDGVHSQNFIKLIFYIIN; encoded by the exons ATGGACAAGCTCATCCATGACGACAAGGGAGCCGTCACCATCTCCAACGACGGCGCCACCATCATGAAGCTCCTCGACATCGTCCACCTCGCTACAAAAATCCTCGCCGACATCGCCAAGTCTCAGGACTCCGAG GTTGGCGATGGAACCACCACTGTGGTGTTGCTTGCAGCTGAGTTTTTAAGGGAGGCCAAGCCATTCATTGAAGATGGTGTTCACTCTCaaaactttataaaattaatattttatataataaattaa